In Candidatus Syntrophoarchaeum caldarius, a single window of DNA contains:
- a CDS encoding acetyl-CoA decarbonylase/synthase alpha subunit gives MEEIGGKFKIEGWENVQINIGKVEEEEEEWEPMGPYPMPKMADLRNWDYKLLNRYKPFYAPLCDVCALCTYGKCDLSGNKYGACGIRMDAMQGRIVLLACLVGASAHMAHGRHMIHDLEHRWGVDVPLDLGTEINVPAPLTQLITGIKPKSIRDFLPVLDYIEENIVQLADALHTGQEGSADDFESKALQMGMLDSLGKEVADMVQIAYYNMPHGESNQPFFEVGMGSIDTNKPTIIVIGHNAPPSFDIVDYLTEKGLEDEVELGGICCTSIDITRKYQKAKIASGLGRQLRVIRAGFADVIVIDEQCIRADILKQAKIVGSPVICTNDKAMHGLVDRTGDDQDEIIDDLVEGRVPGVVILDPFQVGKVAVEVARKMHPKRAKKEYILSDEAFKEYLESCTMCGSCTFACPQGLRIGGANKKALEGDLEPLIKMFDQCVGCGRCEQVCKKHIPIVDVMVKAARPVIEKEKGKMRAGRGPVRDTEIRQVGAPLVLGTIPGIIAPIGCGNYPNGTKDVYTIVDEFASRGYIVTLTGCMAIDCGFHLDDEGKSVYEKYPDDFDKGCVLNIGSCVANAHIHGAAIKVASIFARRQIRGNYDEIADYIINRVGACGVAWGAMSQKAASIATGFNRLGVPAVVGPHGVKYRRAFLGRRDLPERWKVYDTRNGEELYCEPCPEHLLVAAETIEECLPLMAKLCFRVADTSPGRMIKLTHYIDLSMKYLKIMPPDWHLYVRSETDLPLAKKEYYLQLLEEEQDWKIDWKTKKIISGPVKGVDPSFNPTLLERLLPEKR, from the coding sequence GGAGAACGTCCAGATCAATATTGGCAAGGTCGAGGAAGAGGAGGAAGAATGGGAGCCGATGGGTCCTTATCCGATGCCAAAGATGGCTGATCTCAGAAACTGGGATTACAAGCTACTTAACAGGTATAAACCCTTCTACGCACCGCTCTGTGACGTCTGTGCGCTCTGTACCTATGGGAAGTGCGATCTTTCCGGGAACAAGTACGGTGCATGTGGTATAAGGATGGATGCGATGCAGGGCAGGATCGTGCTTCTTGCATGTCTTGTCGGGGCCTCGGCACACATGGCACATGGCAGGCACATGATACACGACCTTGAGCATCGATGGGGCGTTGATGTACCGTTAGATCTCGGAACAGAGATCAACGTACCAGCACCGCTGACACAGCTTATCACCGGGATTAAACCAAAGTCGATCCGTGATTTCCTGCCTGTTCTTGACTACATTGAGGAGAATATTGTGCAGCTTGCAGATGCACTCCACACAGGACAGGAAGGATCAGCAGATGACTTTGAGTCAAAAGCACTCCAGATGGGGATGCTCGACTCACTCGGTAAAGAGGTCGCCGATATGGTGCAGATCGCATACTATAATATGCCACATGGTGAGAGCAACCAGCCATTCTTCGAGGTTGGGATGGGTTCGATCGACACAAATAAGCCAACGATCATCGTCATCGGGCACAACGCACCTCCATCGTTTGATATCGTAGACTATCTGACCGAGAAAGGTCTCGAGGATGAGGTGGAGCTTGGTGGTATATGCTGTACATCGATCGATATAACACGGAAATATCAGAAGGCAAAGATCGCATCAGGGCTTGGCAGACAGCTCAGGGTTATCAGGGCTGGATTTGCAGATGTGATCGTGATCGATGAACAGTGTATCAGGGCGGATATCCTGAAGCAGGCAAAGATCGTTGGATCGCCGGTCATCTGCACGAACGATAAAGCGATGCACGGGCTTGTCGATCGCACAGGCGATGACCAGGATGAGATAATCGATGATCTTGTTGAAGGAAGGGTCCCAGGTGTTGTGATCCTTGATCCATTCCAGGTCGGGAAGGTCGCTGTCGAGGTTGCAAGGAAGATGCACCCGAAGCGGGCAAAGAAGGAGTATATCCTCAGTGATGAAGCGTTCAAAGAATACCTTGAGTCATGTACGATGTGTGGCAGCTGTACGTTCGCATGTCCACAGGGATTGAGGATCGGAGGAGCAAACAAGAAAGCACTCGAGGGTGATTTAGAGCCGCTTATAAAGATGTTTGATCAATGTGTTGGGTGTGGCAGGTGTGAACAGGTCTGCAAGAAGCACATCCCGATCGTTGATGTTATGGTGAAAGCTGCACGCCCGGTTATTGAGAAAGAGAAGGGCAAGATGAGGGCAGGCAGAGGTCCTGTGAGAGATACTGAGATCAGACAGGTCGGAGCGCCGCTTGTGCTTGGAACAATCCCTGGTATTATCGCACCGATTGGATGCGGAAACTACCCCAACGGAACAAAGGATGTATACACGATCGTTGATGAGTTTGCATCGAGGGGTTACATCGTGACCCTGACAGGGTGCATGGCGATCGATTGTGGATTCCATCTGGATGATGAAGGAAAATCGGTGTATGAGAAGTATCCTGATGACTTTGATAAGGGATGCGTGCTTAATATCGGGTCATGTGTCGCAAACGCACACATACACGGTGCTGCTATCAAGGTTGCATCGATCTTTGCCAGGAGGCAGATCAGAGGAAACTATGATGAGATCGCAGACTATATCATAAACAGGGTAGGAGCATGTGGTGTTGCATGGGGTGCGATGTCACAGAAGGCAGCATCGATTGCAACAGGTTTCAACAGGCTCGGTGTTCCCGCGGTTGTGGGTCCACACGGTGTTAAGTACAGAAGGGCATTCCTTGGGCGAAGGGATCTACCAGAGCGATGGAAGGTCTATGATACAAGAAACGGAGAAGAACTCTATTGCGAGCCATGTCCTGAGCATCTGCTTGTTGCAGCAGAGACGATAGAAGAGTGTCTACCACTGATGGCAAAACTCTGCTTCAGGGTTGCTGATACGTCCCCTGGACGAATGATCAAGCTGACACACTACATCGACCTCTCGATGAAGTACCTGAAAATAATGCCCCCAGACTGGCACCTCTATGTGAGAAGTGAGACCGACCTTCCGCTTGCAAAGAAGGAGTACTACCTGCAGCTTCTTGAGGAGGAGCAGGATTGGAAGATCGACTGGAAGACGAAGAAGATCATTTCAGGTCCAGTGAAAGGCGTGGATCCATCGTTTAATCCAACGCTACTTGAACGATTACTACCGGAGAAGAGGTGA
- a CDS encoding CO dehydrogenase beta subunit/acetyl-CoA synthase epsilon subunit — translation MGCDSCGGSCSPQNYISFDVGNTHGPESGRLAAPEAIGRLIKSAKRPLLIVGSEILEDDGMLDRAIAIGKKGIPIAATGPAIRGFVEREYDGEVYYYQLHELTNCILDPEWKGLDGQGNYDVVVFFGIIYYYASAMLSAIKNFGTDPLIRGVSIDKYYHPHARMTFGNYSPKRQAEYLEMLDKLISVL, via the coding sequence ATGGGTTGTGATTCTTGTGGGGGTTCATGCTCTCCACAAAATTATATTTCGTTTGACGTAGGAAACACACATGGTCCAGAGAGCGGCAGGCTGGCAGCACCAGAAGCAATCGGGAGATTGATAAAATCTGCAAAGCGACCGCTCTTGATCGTGGGTTCAGAGATACTTGAGGATGATGGTATGCTCGACAGGGCGATCGCCATCGGTAAGAAAGGAATTCCGATCGCTGCAACAGGTCCTGCTATTCGGGGTTTTGTTGAGCGTGAGTACGATGGAGAGGTATACTATTACCAGCTCCATGAGCTTACCAACTGTATCCTTGATCCGGAATGGAAGGGACTTGATGGTCAGGGCAATTACGATGTCGTGGTCTTCTTCGGGATTATATACTACTATGCATCAGCAATGCTATCAGCGATCAAGAACTTTGGAACCGATCCGTTGATACGTGGTGTCTCGATCGATAAGTACTACCATCCACACGCCCGTATGACCTTTGGGAACTATAGCCCAAAGCGCCAGGCAGAATATTTAGAGATGCTGGATAAGTTAATTTCTGTATTATAA
- a CDS encoding bifunctional acetyl-CoA decarbonylase/synthase complex subunit alpha/beta, producing the protein MAEEFPFEISPMYEGERVRKGDMYVELGGSTKDGFELVQVVDDPNEVEDGKVTIIGPDILDMKEGEAYPYGMIYKVAGEKLEKDLEAVLERRHHEFQPYMQGYMHLNQRYDIWVRISKDMIKNGLKSFEQIAKATMMLYKNELPFIEKMEAIYITDEEKVKEELAKAMEIYRARDERARAMHDEDADVFYGCTLCQAFAPTSVCVVTPDRTSLCGAMTWFDCRAAAKVDPEGPNFPIEKGECLDELKGEYTGVNEKAVELSGGEYDRIMLYTFMEYPHTSCGCFEVIGFYMPEVQAIGWVDRNFPAATPNGLPFSSMAGQAGGGKQTLGFLGIGIQYFFSPKFLQGEGGWTTTAWMPKALKDRVLEAIPEDMRDKIATEEDVTDITQLMEFMKKVNHPMVAKWAAEEEEEVEEAAEAAAPEAAAMPQMPMMQPGMMPQMQLPAFAPSGGAAGGIKLVLKNANIKVEKIILKKKE; encoded by the coding sequence ATGGCAGAAGAGTTTCCATTTGAGATTAGCCCGATGTATGAGGGCGAGCGAGTAAGAAAAGGAGATATGTATGTCGAGCTTGGAGGATCAACGAAGGATGGCTTCGAGCTTGTACAGGTGGTTGACGATCCGAACGAGGTTGAGGACGGAAAGGTCACGATCATCGGACCTGACATCCTCGATATGAAAGAGGGAGAGGCGTACCCCTATGGTATGATCTACAAGGTAGCAGGTGAGAAGCTTGAGAAGGATCTTGAGGCGGTCCTTGAGCGAAGGCATCACGAGTTCCAGCCATACATGCAGGGGTACATGCACTTAAACCAGCGGTATGATATCTGGGTACGTATCAGCAAGGACATGATCAAGAACGGACTGAAATCATTTGAACAGATCGCAAAAGCGACGATGATGCTCTACAAGAACGAGCTCCCATTCATTGAGAAGATGGAAGCGATCTATATCACAGATGAAGAGAAGGTGAAGGAAGAGCTTGCAAAGGCGATGGAAATCTACAGGGCAAGGGATGAGCGAGCACGTGCGATGCATGATGAGGATGCGGACGTCTTCTATGGCTGCACACTCTGTCAGGCGTTTGCACCAACAAGCGTCTGTGTCGTAACACCCGATCGAACATCACTCTGTGGTGCGATGACATGGTTTGACTGCAGAGCCGCTGCAAAAGTAGATCCAGAAGGACCAAATTTCCCAATAGAGAAGGGTGAGTGCCTGGATGAGCTGAAGGGTGAGTACACTGGGGTCAACGAAAAAGCGGTTGAGCTATCAGGTGGTGAGTATGACAGGATAATGCTCTACACGTTTATGGAGTACCCACACACATCCTGTGGTTGCTTCGAGGTGATCGGGTTCTACATGCCCGAGGTGCAGGCGATCGGATGGGTCGATCGAAACTTCCCAGCTGCAACACCTAACGGACTTCCATTCTCCTCGATGGCAGGGCAGGCTGGTGGTGGTAAGCAGACACTCGGATTCCTCGGTATCGGTATTCAGTACTTCTTCTCCCCGAAGTTCCTTCAGGGTGAGGGAGGATGGACAACCACGGCATGGATGCCAAAGGCGCTGAAAGATCGTGTACTCGAGGCGATTCCCGAGGATATGCGTGATAAGATCGCAACAGAGGAGGATGTAACAGACATCACCCAGCTGATGGAGTTCATGAAGAAGGTCAATCATCCGATGGTTGCAAAATGGGCAGCAGAGGAAGAGGAAGAAGTCGAAGAGGCTGCAGAAGCAGCAGCACCAGAGGCAGCAGCAATGCCACAGATGCCAATGATGCAGCCTGGCATGATGCCACAGATGCAACTTCCCGCATTTGCACCTTCTGGTGGAGCAGCAGGCGGGATCAAGCTGGTTTTGAAGAACGCCAATATCAAGGTGGAGAAGATAATACTCAAGAAGAAGGAGTGA